In Runella sp. SP2, the genomic window GCGGCGTGGGTGGCCCCAACGGCTCGCTGGTCTCTTCGGTGCCTGCTGCGGGCAAACGACCCGAACGCACCATCGGCAATTATTGGCCGTACGCTACCACGGTTTTTGACTACGTGCGCCGCGCAATGCCTTTCAACGCCCCTGGATCGTTGACCGACGAGGAAGTCTATCACTTAACGGCGTACTTGCTTCATGCCAACAAAATCATTGACGAAACGACGGTGATTGACGCCAAAAGTCTGCCCAAGGTTGTAATGCCTGCCCATCAACTATTCATTCCCGACGACCGCAAAGGTGGCCCCGAAATCAAATAACGATGAAAAACAAACTCATTGAGATTGGGCAGATTGCCCCCAAATTTAGCCGACGAAAATTATTAGGTGGTGCCGCTACCGCCGCCGTGGCCATCGTACAAACGGCCCAAGGCAAAAACCTCCAACAAGCCATTACAGTCGGCGATTTGCCCGACGACCCCACCAAAGTAGTAGGTACGCTGGCGGGCGAAGTAGGCACACGCTCTTCGTTTGAAAAATTGGTTAAAAAGCCTTCCGATATTTCGTCGCGCTCTCCTTTGCAAGATTTTTACGGAATGATTACGCCTTCCGATTTGCACTTTGAGCGCCACCACGCGGGTGTGCCTGTCATTGACCCCAACAAACACGAATTACTGATTCACGGATTGGTCGAAAAACCGTTGATTTTTAAACTGTCTGACTTAAAACGTTTTCCTTCGGTATCCCGTATTGCTTTTTTGGAATGTTCGGGTAATTACCGCACGGGCAAAGAAACGCTCTCGCCACAAGAAATTTGTGGGCTCACCAGTCAAAGTGAGTGGACGGGGGTCAAACTTTCGACGCTTTTTCGGGAAGTAGGCGTCAAGCCCAACGCATCGTGGTTTTTGGCCGAAGGAGGCGATGCTGCCGTGATGACACGCAGTATTCCCGTCAAAAAAGGCTGGGACGACGCCATCATTGCCTACGCCCAAAACGGCGAAGCTTTACGTCCCGAACAAGGCTACCCCGTTCGGTTATTTTTGCCTGGTTGGGAAGGAAACACCAGCGTGAAGTGGCTACGTCGCCTCGAACTGTCGGACGCGCCTTTTATGACCCGCGAAGAAACGTCCAAATATACCGAAAGTGTCAACGGAAAAATCCGACAATTTAGCTTTGACATTGATGCGCGTTCCATTATTACGTACCCTTCCTATCCCCAACGCATCGAAAAAGGCTGGGTCGAAATCAGGGGTTTGGCGTGGAGTGGGCGCGGCAAAGTAGTCCAAGTGGAGGTCAGCACCAACGCTGGAAAATCGTGGCAACTGGCCCGACTGCAAGAACCGATTTTGGACAAAGCCCACGTGCAGTTTCGGTACTTGTGGGAATGGAAAGGAGAGTCCACCGAAATTATGAGTCGCGTAACGGACGAAACGGGTTACGTTCAGCCCACTTACCAGCAGCTCATTGCCGCCCGAGGGGCGGACGGAGGCTACCATTTTAACCCTATTGCGTCGTGGCAAATCAAACCCGACGGTGCTGTCCTGCATAAACCAGAAAAATAACTGTATTATTTCCACGATGTCTTTTCTTACGCTTGTTACTGTCTTACTGATTTCTCAACAACCCGCAGAAGATTCGGTCAAAAACGACTTTTCCGTCAACGTAGAAATACGTCCGCGCCTAGAATTTAAAGAAAACTATCGGCTTTCTTCGGAAGAAACGTTTGACCCAACGACCTTCATCAGTCAGCGGAACAGGCTTAATATCAACAATCTACGCAAAAACTTTAACCTCCGTGTGTCTTTTCAGGAAATTCATTTATTCCTAAAAGATGGCGTTGGCTCACAGGTAGGAAGTCTCAATTTCAACGAATTATACATTGAGCCAAAAATAGGTAAGCATTTTTCAGCCCTTATTGGTCGGCAAAATTTTCAGTTAGACAACGGGCGGATGTTTTCAGCTGCTCCTTGGTCACAGCAACATCGTTCGCACGAAGGCATTCGTTTGCAATACGTTACCCGTTCGTTTAGAACCGATTTTGCGGCCTTTTTTACGCGAAATTACGGCAGCCGCTTCGAGGCTAGTTATTCGCCCGTGGCTTCGCACAAGTACCAGTATTTGTTGGTTCATCAGTTAAAAGGCACCCACCAACAGCTCACTTATACCCTCATCAATTCGGCAGAACTGTTTGATAAAACCTTTTCTAATGCCAAACGCTACGCGACGGGTGGCCGACTGGAATACAACCTAAAAGGCATTTATACCACGCTCAG contains:
- a CDS encoding c-type cytochrome, encoding MPKTLSRVLLTVVLLPLLIPTLGVFHAENPPQTPSQNVASDTAHFPRSFGLGRVATQVEIKKLDIDVRPDGKGLPVGSGVSAKGKAIFEVKCAPCHGIGGVGGPNGSLVSSVPAAGKRPERTIGNYWPYATTVFDYVRRAMPFNAPGSLTDEEVYHLTAYLLHANKIIDETTVIDAKSLPKVVMPAHQLFIPDDRKGGPEIK
- the soxC gene encoding sulfite dehydrogenase — translated: MKNKLIEIGQIAPKFSRRKLLGGAATAAVAIVQTAQGKNLQQAITVGDLPDDPTKVVGTLAGEVGTRSSFEKLVKKPSDISSRSPLQDFYGMITPSDLHFERHHAGVPVIDPNKHELLIHGLVEKPLIFKLSDLKRFPSVSRIAFLECSGNYRTGKETLSPQEICGLTSQSEWTGVKLSTLFREVGVKPNASWFLAEGGDAAVMTRSIPVKKGWDDAIIAYAQNGEALRPEQGYPVRLFLPGWEGNTSVKWLRRLELSDAPFMTREETSKYTESVNGKIRQFSFDIDARSIITYPSYPQRIEKGWVEIRGLAWSGRGKVVQVEVSTNAGKSWQLARLQEPILDKAHVQFRYLWEWKGESTEIMSRVTDETGYVQPTYQQLIAARGADGGYHFNPIASWQIKPDGAVLHKPEK
- a CDS encoding alginate export family protein; translated protein: MSFLTLVTVLLISQQPAEDSVKNDFSVNVEIRPRLEFKENYRLSSEETFDPTTFISQRNRLNINNLRKNFNLRVSFQEIHLFLKDGVGSQVGSLNFNELYIEPKIGKHFSALIGRQNFQLDNGRMFSAAPWSQQHRSHEGIRLQYVTRSFRTDFAAFFTRNYGSRFEASYSPVASHKYQYLLVHQLKGTHQQLTYTLINSAELFDKTFSNAKRYATGGRLEYNLKGIYTTLSAFYQYGRNQQNQRVRAYYVQPEVSATLKKFTLRVGAELLSGNPDNVKSGYSNSYEIAYGVAWKFMGNMNFYAKFPADVANKGLFNPYLFLFYRLTKKLQLRLDNHLFYSQYTLAAQAQKYLGYEIDCSVNYKPTTYVDLNYGLSFYDPTSSTLLLKKIRNTTTTPVWSYLMVSFNPTLFSRKK